In one Sulfitobacter sp. LCG007 genomic region, the following are encoded:
- a CDS encoding aminotransferase class I/II-fold pyridoxal phosphate-dependent enzyme — protein MKFPERFSNLPPHAWPRLRALLDVHEGGGPAIHMTIGEPKHTFPSWVTDVIAANAAGFNSYPPNEGSPELRRAFCDFFARRYGVTLDPDTEVMALNGTREGLYNAVMALCPERKNGAQPIVLMPNPFYQVYLIAAISGAAEPVLVSATAETGHLPDYASLPSDVLDRTVAAYICSPANPQGAVADRDYWERLIRLAEKHDFLIFADECYSEIYRDTPPPGALEVARGLGADPDRVVVFHSLSKRSNLPGLRSGFVASGPGAMRELRQLRNYAGAPLPLPLQAAAAAAWQDEAHVVENRALYAGKYAIADRIFGNVPGYESPQAGFFLWLPVEDDEAAALKLWRETGVRVLPGSYLAQATDGVNPGKRYIRVALVAPKDETERGLEAIRATLYADHDEG, from the coding sequence ATGAAGTTTCCCGAGCGGTTTTCGAACCTTCCGCCGCATGCATGGCCGCGTTTGCGCGCTCTGCTGGATGTGCACGAAGGTGGCGGGCCGGCGATTCACATGACGATAGGGGAGCCCAAGCACACCTTTCCGTCCTGGGTGACGGACGTGATCGCGGCCAATGCGGCGGGCTTCAACAGTTATCCGCCGAACGAAGGCTCGCCGGAGCTTCGCCGGGCATTCTGCGATTTCTTCGCACGCCGCTATGGCGTGACGCTCGATCCCGATACCGAGGTCATGGCGCTCAACGGCACGCGTGAGGGGCTCTACAATGCCGTCATGGCGCTGTGCCCCGAGCGCAAGAACGGCGCGCAGCCCATCGTGCTGATGCCGAACCCGTTCTATCAGGTCTACCTGATCGCCGCGATCTCGGGCGCGGCGGAGCCGGTTTTGGTATCGGCCACAGCCGAAACGGGGCATCTGCCGGACTACGCAAGCCTGCCTTCCGATGTGCTGGACCGGACCGTGGCGGCCTATATCTGCTCGCCCGCCAACCCCCAGGGGGCGGTGGCGGACCGGGACTACTGGGAGCGCCTCATCCGGCTGGCCGAAAAGCACGACTTCCTGATCTTCGCCGACGAATGCTATTCGGAAATCTACCGCGACACGCCCCCGCCGGGCGCCCTGGAGGTCGCGCGCGGCTTGGGCGCCGATCCCGACCGGGTAGTGGTCTTCCATTCGCTCTCGAAGCGGTCGAACCTGCCGGGCCTGCGCTCGGGCTTCGTGGCTTCGGGGCCGGGTGCCATGCGCGAGCTTCGCCAGCTTCGGAACTACGCCGGCGCGCCGCTGCCGCTCCCGCTGCAGGCCGCTGCCGCGGCGGCCTGGCAGGACGAGGCGCATGTGGTCGAGAACCGCGCGCTCTACGCCGGGAAATACGCCATCGCCGACCGCATCTTCGGCAACGTGCCGGGCTATGAGAGCCCGCAGGCCGGATTCTTCCTGTGGCTGCCGGTCGAGGATGACGAGGCGGCGGCGCTGAAGCTTTGGCGCGAGACGGGCGTGCGCGTGCTGCCGGGAAGCTATCTCGCGCAGGCCACGGACGGGGTGAACCCGGGCAAGCGATATATCAGAGTGGCGCTTGTTGCGCCGAAGGACGAGACCGAGCGCGGGCTGGAGGCGATCCGGGCCACGCTCTACGCCGATCATGACGAGGGGTAA
- a CDS encoding FAD-dependent monooxygenase, translating to MDNPPPRIIIRVMNADCDILISGGGLNGATLALACAGAGRRVVLVDSQPVAARSDPAFDGRAYALALTSMRLLDGLGIWESLDGNAQPMLDIKVSDGRPGEGPSPFFMHFDHAEIEEGPMGYMVEDRHLRPALLAAVAARSGIRHLAPETVIAQEPDATGITVTLQSGERLRARLLVGCDGRDSQVAGRSGIARTGWGYEQTALVCAISHEKPHEGVAHQFFMPEGPLAILPLKGNRSSIVWTQGSRSAAHVAALPDPDYLDLLRPRFGDFLGEIGLEGKRSSYPLSLSLANSLVADRVALAGDAAHGVHPIAGQGLNAGLRDIAALAEVIADAARRGEDFGATDVLARYEIWRRFDNTTLAIATDTFNRLFSNDNPLLRAGRDLGLGLVAKWPGLRRGFIREAAGLTGDLPRLMQGLPL from the coding sequence ATGGACAATCCCCCGCCTCGGATCATAATCAGGGTCATGAATGCAGACTGCGATATCCTGATTTCCGGCGGCGGGTTGAACGGCGCGACGCTGGCCCTCGCCTGCGCCGGGGCGGGCCGGCGGGTCGTTCTGGTCGACAGCCAGCCGGTCGCGGCCCGCAGCGATCCCGCCTTCGACGGGCGCGCCTACGCGCTGGCGCTGACATCGATGCGGCTGCTCGACGGGCTGGGGATCTGGGAAAGCCTCGACGGCAACGCCCAGCCCATGCTCGATATCAAGGTCAGCGACGGACGGCCGGGCGAGGGCCCTTCCCCGTTTTTCATGCACTTCGATCATGCCGAGATCGAGGAAGGGCCGATGGGCTACATGGTCGAGGATCGCCACCTTCGCCCGGCTTTGCTCGCGGCGGTCGCCGCCCGGTCCGGTATCCGCCATCTGGCACCCGAAACCGTCATTGCGCAGGAACCCGATGCGACCGGCATCACGGTCACGCTGCAATCAGGGGAACGCCTGCGGGCACGCCTGCTTGTCGGCTGCGACGGACGCGATTCGCAGGTTGCAGGACGTTCGGGCATCGCGAGAACGGGATGGGGCTACGAACAGACGGCGCTGGTCTGCGCCATCTCGCACGAGAAACCGCATGAGGGTGTCGCGCATCAGTTCTTCATGCCGGAGGGACCGCTGGCGATCCTGCCGCTGAAGGGCAACCGCTCGTCCATCGTCTGGACGCAGGGAAGCCGCTCTGCCGCCCATGTCGCCGCCCTGCCAGATCCCGACTATCTCGACCTGCTGCGCCCGCGCTTCGGCGATTTCCTGGGTGAGATCGGGCTTGAGGGGAAACGCTCGAGCTACCCGCTCAGCCTGTCGCTCGCAAACAGCCTTGTCGCCGACAGGGTCGCCCTTGCCGGCGATGCGGCGCATGGCGTTCATCCGATTGCCGGGCAGGGTCTGAATGCGGGACTGCGCGACATCGCGGCGCTGGCGGAAGTCATTGCGGATGCGGCGCGGCGCGGCGAGGACTTCGGAGCAACGGACGTTCTGGCGCGATACGAGATCTGGCGTCGCTTCGACAACACCACGCTGGCAATCGCAACGGACACCTTCAACCGACTGTTTTCGAACGATAATCCGCTATTGCGGGCAGGGCGCGATCTGGGTCTGGGGTTGGTCGCGAAATGGCCGGGTCTGCGCCGGGGCTTCATCCGCGAAGCTGCCGGGCTTACCGGCGACCTGCCGCGTCTCATGCAGGGGCTGCCGCTCTGA
- a CDS encoding Trm112 family protein, whose product MTDTVTQFDRRMLEALVCPRTQTTLHYDAERQELVSKAASLAYPIRNGIPVMLEAEARVLD is encoded by the coding sequence ATGACCGACACTGTCACGCAATTCGACCGGCGCATGCTCGAGGCGCTCGTCTGCCCGCGCACGCAGACGACACTACACTACGATGCGGAACGTCAGGAGCTTGTATCCAAGGCCGCCAGTCTCGCCTATCCGATCCGCAACGGTATCCCGGTCATGCTCGAGGCCGAGGCGCGGGTCCTCGACTGA
- the trxA gene encoding thioredoxin — protein sequence MIDLNLTAAPVADDLIKEGSEATFMADVVEASQTVPVIVDFWAPWCGPCKTLGPMLESAVRAAKGAVKMVKVNVDEARMIAGQLQIQSIPTVYAFHKGQPVDGFQGALPQSEIKAFVDRVVSAAGGEAPGEALAEAIAAAEEMLNEGAATDAAQTFAAILGEDPANAAAYGGLVRAHVAMGELEQAEAILNGAPAQISRSPELDAAHAQLQLARQAENAGPVSDLRAAVEADENDHQSRFDLAQALHAKGDAAGAVEELLELFRRDREWNEGAAKAQLFTIFEAMKPNDPVMLHGRRKLSSLIFA from the coding sequence ATGATCGACCTGAACCTGACCGCCGCCCCCGTGGCAGACGACCTGATCAAGGAAGGCAGCGAGGCTACCTTCATGGCGGACGTGGTGGAGGCTTCCCAGACCGTTCCGGTCATCGTCGACTTCTGGGCCCCGTGGTGCGGCCCATGCAAGACGCTGGGACCGATGCTCGAAAGCGCCGTGCGGGCCGCGAAGGGCGCGGTGAAGATGGTGAAGGTCAACGTCGATGAGGCGCGTATGATCGCAGGCCAGCTGCAGATCCAGTCGATCCCGACGGTCTACGCCTTCCACAAGGGCCAGCCCGTCGACGGTTTCCAAGGCGCCTTGCCGCAGTCCGAGATCAAGGCATTCGTCGACCGTGTGGTAAGCGCCGCCGGAGGCGAGGCCCCCGGCGAGGCGCTGGCCGAGGCCATCGCGGCGGCCGAAGAAATGCTGAACGAAGGCGCCGCCACGGATGCCGCGCAGACCTTCGCCGCGATTCTCGGCGAGGATCCCGCCAACGCCGCGGCCTACGGCGGGCTGGTGCGGGCCCATGTGGCGATGGGAGAGCTCGAGCAGGCCGAGGCGATCCTGAACGGCGCGCCGGCACAAATTTCCCGCTCGCCCGAACTCGATGCGGCGCATGCACAGCTGCAGCTCGCCCGGCAGGCCGAGAATGCCGGACCGGTGTCGGATCTGCGCGCGGCGGTCGAGGCCGACGAGAACGACCACCAGTCCCGCTTCGATCTCGCGCAGGCGCTTCACGCCAAGGGTGACGCCGCTGGGGCGGTTGAAGAATTGCTCGAACTGTTCCGGCGCGACCGCGAATGGAACGAGGGCGCGGCGAAGGCCCAGCTCTTCACGATTTTCGAGGCGATGAAGCCCAACGATCCGGTAATGCTTCACGGCCGGCGAAAATTGAGCTCGTTGATATTTGCCTGA
- a CDS encoding response regulator transcription factor, with protein sequence MPQLKKILLVDDDEDLREALSEQLVMTEDFDVYEAGNGTEAMARAREALYDLVILDVGLPDTDGRELCKLMRKQGVKSPILMLTGHDSDADTILGLDAGANDYVTKPFKFPVLLARIRAQLRQHEQSEDAVFQLGHYTFKPAMKVLITEDDKKVRLTEKETNILKFLYRSTDGVVPRDVLLHEVWGYNAGVTTHTLETHIYRLRQKIEPDPSNARLLVTESGGYRLMS encoded by the coding sequence ATGCCACAGTTGAAGAAGATCCTGCTGGTCGACGATGACGAAGACCTTCGCGAGGCTCTCAGCGAGCAACTCGTGATGACCGAGGATTTCGATGTCTACGAGGCCGGAAACGGGACAGAGGCGATGGCGCGGGCCCGCGAGGCGCTCTACGATCTGGTCATCCTCGATGTGGGCCTTCCAGATACCGACGGGCGTGAACTTTGCAAGCTGATGCGCAAACAGGGGGTCAAGAGCCCCATCCTGATGCTGACCGGACATGACAGCGACGCCGACACCATTCTAGGCCTGGATGCCGGGGCCAACGACTACGTCACCAAACCTTTCAAGTTTCCCGTTCTTCTGGCCAGGATAAGGGCGCAGCTGCGCCAGCACGAGCAATCGGAGGATGCGGTTTTTCAGCTTGGCCACTACACGTTCAAGCCGGCGATGAAGGTACTCATCACCGAGGACGACAAGAAGGTGCGCCTGACCGAGAAAGAAACCAACATCCTGAAGTTTCTCTATCGCTCGACCGACGGTGTCGTGCCGCGCGACGTGCTTCTGCACGAAGTCTGGGGCTATAACGCCGGTGTGACGACCCACACGCTCGAGACCCACATCTACAGATTGCGCCAGAAAATCGAGCCCGACCCTTCGAATGCCCGTCTTCTCGTCACGGAATCGGGCGGATATCGACTGATGTCCTGA
- a CDS encoding exodeoxyribonuclease III, producing the protein MPFTLATWNINSVRLRAPNVLRLLTEDAPDVLCLQECKSPVEKMPLEAFAEAGYRYCVARGQKGYNGVAILSKIPLEDAGDRDFAALTHARHVAARLENGVVIHNFYVPAGGDVPDREVNVKFGQKLDYLTEMRDWFHEETPRRSILVGDLNIAPREDDVWNHKALLKIVSHTPVEVEHLGQAQDAGAWVDITRKDIPDGRLYSWWSYRAKDWDAADKGRRLDHIWATPDIASAGHSSRILRAARGWEQPSDHAPVFATFDL; encoded by the coding sequence ATGCCCTTCACGCTTGCCACCTGGAACATCAATTCGGTACGGCTGCGCGCGCCCAACGTGCTCAGGCTGCTGACCGAGGACGCGCCAGATGTCCTGTGTCTTCAGGAATGCAAGAGCCCGGTCGAGAAGATGCCGCTCGAGGCGTTCGCCGAGGCGGGCTACCGCTACTGCGTGGCACGCGGCCAGAAGGGCTACAACGGTGTCGCAATCCTGTCGAAGATCCCGCTCGAGGACGCGGGCGACCGCGATTTCGCGGCGCTGACCCACGCCCGTCACGTCGCCGCCCGCCTCGAGAACGGCGTGGTCATCCATAACTTCTATGTTCCGGCCGGTGGCGATGTGCCGGATCGCGAGGTCAACGTGAAGTTCGGCCAGAAGCTCGACTACCTGACCGAGATGCGCGACTGGTTCCATGAAGAGACGCCGCGAAGGTCGATCCTCGTGGGCGACCTCAACATCGCCCCGCGCGAGGACGACGTCTGGAACCACAAGGCGCTGCTCAAGATTGTCAGCCACACACCCGTCGAGGTCGAACACCTCGGGCAGGCGCAGGATGCCGGGGCCTGGGTCGACATCACGCGCAAGGACATCCCCGACGGCCGCCTCTACAGCTGGTGGTCCTACCGTGCGAAGGACTGGGACGCGGCGGACAAGGGGCGGCGGCTCGACCACATCTGGGCAACGCCCGACATCGCGAGCGCCGGCCATTCCAGCCGGATCCTGCGCGCCGCGCGCGGATGGGAGCAGCCAAGCGACCATGCCCCCGTCTTCGCAACTTTTGACCTTTGA
- a CDS encoding LON peptidase substrate-binding domain-containing protein: MITAAELPETIPVFPLPGALLLPRSRLPLHIFEPRYLQMLEDALKTSTRLIGMIQPAGVPPGAPARLHSIGCAGRITQFSETEDGRYLITLGGISRFRIVEEIEGFTPYRRCNVSWKGFDQDLGAEEQDAAFSRKAFLELLGRYFDARNLTADWDTLKEADDELLVNSLSMMLDFEPEEKQALLEAGSLADRRETLVTLIEYAIRGGDSSEMMQ; encoded by the coding sequence ATGATCACTGCGGCAGAGCTCCCCGAGACGATCCCGGTGTTTCCACTTCCCGGCGCACTCCTCCTGCCGCGTTCGCGATTGCCCCTGCATATCTTCGAGCCGCGCTACCTGCAGATGCTGGAGGATGCCCTGAAGACAAGCACCCGGCTGATCGGCATGATCCAGCCCGCGGGGGTGCCGCCGGGCGCGCCCGCCCGGCTGCATTCGATCGGCTGCGCGGGACGCATCACCCAGTTCTCCGAGACGGAGGACGGGCGGTATCTGATCACGCTCGGCGGTATTTCCCGTTTCCGGATCGTCGAGGAGATAGAAGGGTTTACCCCCTACCGCCGCTGCAACGTGAGCTGGAAGGGTTTCGACCAGGATCTCGGCGCGGAAGAGCAGGACGCCGCATTTTCGCGCAAAGCCTTCCTGGAACTTCTGGGGCGCTATTTCGATGCGCGCAACCTGACGGCCGACTGGGACACGCTGAAGGAAGCCGATGACGAGCTGTTGGTGAATTCGCTGTCGATGATGCTCGATTTCGAGCCTGAGGAAAAGCAGGCGTTGCTCGAAGCGGGCTCGCTGGCGGACCGCCGCGAGACGCTGGTGACGCTTATCGAATACGCCATTCGCGGTGGCGACAGCTCGGAGATGATGCAATGA
- a CDS encoding DNA translocase FtsK: MAYQTRGRDPLLDSNMAEAIEKRGKELLGLGLIALGVMACAMIASYTPDDPNWMVSTDAPVQNWMGRTGASIAAPLFMIVGWGAWAIGAVLLAWGVRFAAHVGAERAVGRLIFAPIFIAFCAIYAATLTPGALWVHTHSYGLGGLFGDTVMGALLTALPIGSVLTVKLMSLVMALGILAFGSFVMGFTKVELKRIGVFLLHGLIIAYAMLLALLGRGLSGAALAAQNMNDRRAEKRERTAAARASEPRLKGGADLPEFVAAEPEARPGFFARVPGLIRRPVKMPEPELIEYESDVEIAEGPGEERIRARIADVIRARARGAEPVTAPLDKPLTKGRGRGPDPLLIDNPRSRVEPPLTGAGRAEPPLTTARADMSSLTDDEDEDFDEDMLPLAEAEVPAPSIPLLTPRKVVQPPARKPVQPSAQARSEAQPTLAFDDDRPAFELPPLSLLENPANIKRLQLSDEALEENARMLESVLDDYGVKGEIVAVRPGPVVTMYELEPAPGLKASRVIGLADDIARSMAALSARVSTVPGRSVIGIELPNEAREKVVLREILASRDFGDGNQRLPLALGKNIGGDAVVANLAKMPHLLIAGTTGSGKSVAINTMILSLLYKLTPEDCRMIMIDPKMLELSVYDGIPHLLSPVVTDPKKAVVALKWVVGEMEERYRKMSKMGVRNIEGFNARVREALAKGETFSRTVQTGFDDDTGEPVFETEEIIPEVLPFIVVIVDEMADLMMVAGKEIEACIQRLAQMARASGIHLIMATQRPSVDVITGTIKANFPTRISFQVTSKIDSRTILGEMGAEQLLGMGDMLYMAGGAKIIRCHGPFVSDEEVEEVVNHLKAYGEPAYISGVVEGPAEDRESDIDAVLGLGGNTDGEDALYDQAVQVVIKDRKCSTSYIQRKLAIGYNKAARLVEQMEEQGLVTPANHVGKREILVPEQA; encoded by the coding sequence ATGGCATATCAGACACGCGGACGCGACCCGCTGCTCGACAGCAACATGGCGGAAGCCATCGAGAAGCGCGGCAAGGAGCTGTTGGGCCTCGGCCTGATCGCTCTCGGGGTCATGGCCTGTGCGATGATTGCCTCCTACACCCCCGACGATCCGAACTGGATGGTCTCGACAGACGCGCCGGTGCAGAACTGGATGGGCCGGACCGGGGCATCCATCGCCGCGCCGCTTTTCATGATCGTGGGCTGGGGCGCCTGGGCGATCGGTGCCGTCCTGCTGGCATGGGGCGTGCGCTTCGCGGCGCATGTGGGTGCCGAACGGGCCGTGGGACGGCTGATCTTTGCCCCCATCTTCATCGCCTTCTGCGCCATCTATGCCGCTACCCTGACGCCCGGCGCGCTTTGGGTGCATACCCACAGCTACGGTCTTGGCGGTCTCTTCGGGGACACGGTGATGGGCGCGCTGCTGACCGCATTGCCGATCGGCTCGGTCTTGACGGTCAAGCTGATGTCGCTGGTCATGGCTCTGGGCATCCTCGCCTTCGGGTCGTTCGTGATGGGATTCACCAAGGTCGAGCTGAAGCGGATCGGCGTGTTCCTGCTGCACGGCCTGATCATCGCCTATGCGATGCTTCTCGCCTTGCTTGGCCGCGGATTGAGCGGGGCGGCGCTGGCGGCCCAGAACATGAACGACCGTCGCGCCGAGAAACGTGAACGGACAGCCGCCGCGCGGGCGTCCGAGCCGCGCCTGAAGGGCGGGGCCGATCTGCCCGAGTTCGTGGCCGCAGAGCCCGAGGCCAGGCCCGGCTTCTTCGCGCGTGTGCCCGGACTTATCCGTCGACCCGTAAAGATGCCCGAGCCGGAGCTGATCGAATACGAAAGCGATGTGGAGATCGCGGAAGGTCCCGGCGAAGAACGCATCCGTGCGCGGATTGCCGATGTCATCCGCGCGCGCGCGCGGGGGGCCGAACCCGTCACCGCGCCGCTGGACAAGCCTCTGACCAAGGGCCGGGGCCGCGGGCCCGATCCGCTGCTCATCGACAACCCGCGTTCCCGCGTGGAGCCGCCGCTGACCGGGGCCGGGCGCGCCGAACCGCCGCTGACCACGGCCCGTGCCGACATGTCGAGCCTGACAGACGACGAGGACGAGGATTTCGACGAGGACATGCTGCCGTTGGCCGAGGCCGAAGTGCCGGCTCCGTCCATTCCGCTGCTGACGCCCAGGAAAGTGGTCCAGCCGCCCGCCCGAAAGCCGGTGCAGCCTTCGGCGCAGGCGCGCTCGGAAGCGCAGCCGACGCTTGCCTTCGACGACGACCGGCCGGCCTTCGAACTGCCGCCGCTCAGCCTTCTCGAGAACCCGGCCAACATCAAGCGCCTCCAGCTTTCCGACGAGGCGCTGGAAGAAAACGCCCGAATGCTCGAATCCGTGCTCGATGACTACGGCGTCAAGGGCGAGATCGTCGCGGTTCGACCGGGCCCCGTGGTCACGATGTACGAGCTCGAACCCGCACCCGGTCTCAAGGCCTCGCGCGTGATCGGCCTGGCCGACGACATCGCCCGGTCGATGGCGGCCCTTTCGGCGCGCGTCTCGACGGTGCCGGGCCGGTCCGTCATCGGCATCGAGCTTCCCAACGAGGCGCGCGAGAAGGTCGTCCTGCGCGAAATCCTCGCCTCGCGCGATTTCGGCGACGGCAACCAGCGCCTGCCGCTTGCACTGGGCAAGAACATCGGCGGCGATGCCGTCGTGGCCAACCTCGCCAAGATGCCGCACCTGCTGATCGCCGGGACGACAGGATCGGGCAAGTCGGTCGCGATCAACACGATGATCCTGTCACTGCTCTACAAGCTGACACCCGAAGACTGCCGGATGATCATGATCGACCCGAAGATGCTCGAGCTTTCGGTCTATGACGGCATCCCGCATCTGCTGTCGCCCGTCGTCACCGATCCCAAGAAGGCCGTCGTTGCGCTGAAATGGGTCGTCGGAGAGATGGAGGAACGCTACCGCAAGATGTCGAAGATGGGCGTGCGCAACATCGAGGGCTTCAACGCCCGTGTCCGCGAAGCGCTGGCCAAGGGCGAGACGTTCAGCCGCACGGTGCAGACCGGTTTCGATGACGATACCGGCGAACCCGTCTTCGAGACCGAGGAGATCATCCCGGAGGTGCTGCCCTTCATCGTCGTGATCGTCGACGAGATGGCCGACCTCATGATGGTGGCGGGCAAGGAGATCGAGGCCTGCATCCAGCGCCTTGCGCAGATGGCGCGGGCGTCGGGCATTCACCTGATCATGGCGACGCAGCGTCCGTCCGTCGACGTCATCACCGGAACGATCAAGGCCAACTTCCCGACCCGGATTTCCTTCCAGGTGACATCGAAGATCGACAGCCGCACGATCCTTGGCGAAATGGGCGCCGAGCAGCTTCTTGGCATGGGCGACATGCTCTACATGGCCGGCGGCGCGAAGATCATCCGCTGCCACGGGCCTTTCGTCTCCGACGAGGAGGTCGAGGAGGTGGTCAACCATCTGAAGGCCTATGGCGAGCCCGCCTATATCTCCGGTGTGGTCGAAGGACCGGCAGAAGACCGTGAAAGCGACATCGACGCGGTGCTGGGCCTTGGCGGCAACACCGACGGCGAGGACGCGCTTTACGATCAGGCGGTTCAGGTCGTGATCAAGGATCGCAAGTGCTCGACCAGCTACATCCAGCGCAAGCTCGCGATCGGCTACAACAAGGCCGCGCGCCTCGTCGAGCAGATGGAGGAGCAGGGGCTCGTCACGCCCGCCAACCATGTCGGCAAGCGCGAGATCCTGGTGCCGGAACAGGCCTGA
- a CDS encoding amidase, with translation MQDWLWMSAAALGRGIGAGKIDPVELAGTYLDAIDAHPMRDRIYARVTRERALAEAGAAKARAKSGQRLSPLDGVPVSWKDLFDTAGIGTEAGSKLLAGRVPEQDALVLRNATAAGLVCLGKTHMSELAFSGLGYNPSTETSPCVNDEEAVAGGSSSGAAASVAFGLAAAAVGTDTGGSVRIPAAWNDLVGLKTTSGRLSLEGVVPLILSLDTVGPLCRTVEDAALMLAALEGGKVADIEGASLEGRRFAVLETIAFDEIAEEPRAAFDGAIERLEAEGATIERIVFDELGKAMDLSACVYSSEAYGLWRDVIEANPGAMFAQILERFRIGNAHSGPDFVAAWSTVKSIRVAYDRATAGFDAVLLPTSPILPPSLKRLETEDDYYVTANLMALRNARMGNLMGICALTVPTGTPSCGLTLMAAPDMEPALLRLGAAVEAALA, from the coding sequence GTGCAGGACTGGTTGTGGATGAGCGCTGCAGCGCTCGGGCGCGGGATCGGCGCGGGAAAGATAGACCCGGTGGAACTGGCCGGCACCTATCTCGACGCTATCGACGCCCATCCGATGCGCGACCGCATCTACGCCCGCGTGACCCGTGAGCGGGCTCTTGCCGAGGCCGGGGCCGCGAAAGCCCGTGCCAAGAGCGGGCAGCGGCTTTCGCCGCTCGACGGTGTGCCGGTGAGCTGGAAAGACCTGTTCGACACGGCGGGTATCGGCACCGAGGCGGGCTCGAAACTGCTGGCGGGCAGGGTCCCCGAGCAGGACGCGCTGGTTCTGCGCAATGCAACGGCTGCGGGGCTCGTCTGTCTTGGCAAGACGCACATGAGCGAACTGGCCTTTTCGGGCCTCGGCTACAATCCGTCGACCGAAACCTCGCCCTGCGTCAACGACGAGGAAGCCGTGGCGGGCGGGTCGTCCTCCGGTGCCGCGGCTTCCGTCGCGTTCGGGCTCGCCGCTGCCGCGGTCGGCACGGACACCGGCGGATCGGTGCGCATCCCTGCGGCCTGGAACGACCTTGTCGGGCTCAAGACAACCTCGGGGCGGCTCAGCCTCGAAGGCGTCGTGCCGCTCATTCTCAGCCTCGATACGGTCGGGCCGCTGTGCCGGACCGTCGAGGACGCGGCCCTGATGCTGGCGGCGCTCGAAGGCGGCAAGGTGGCTGACATCGAGGGTGCATCGCTGGAAGGCAGACGCTTCGCCGTGCTCGAGACGATTGCGTTCGACGAAATCGCGGAAGAACCGCGCGCCGCGTTCGATGGTGCCATCGAGCGGCTCGAGGCGGAGGGCGCCACGATCGAGCGGATCGTCTTCGATGAACTGGGCAAGGCAATGGACCTTTCGGCCTGCGTCTATTCCTCGGAAGCCTACGGGCTCTGGCGGGACGTGATCGAGGCAAATCCGGGCGCGATGTTTGCCCAGATCCTCGAACGCTTCCGCATCGGCAATGCCCATTCCGGTCCCGATTTCGTCGCCGCCTGGTCTACCGTGAAGTCGATCCGTGTCGCCTACGATCGGGCGACCGCAGGATTCGATGCCGTGCTGCTGCCGACCAGCCCGATCCTGCCACCCTCGCTGAAGCGGCTCGAGACGGAGGACGACTATTACGTCACCGCGAACCTCATGGCCCTTCGCAATGCCCGGATGGGCAACCTGATGGGCATCTGTGCCCTGACGGTGCCGACCGGCACGCCAAGCTGCGGCCTGACGCTGATGGCCGCCCCCGACATGGAGCCGGCACTCCTGCGCCTTGGCGCGGCCGTCGAAGCCGCGCTGGCCTGA
- a CDS encoding outer membrane lipoprotein carrier protein LolA translates to MFLRIALLLCCLAAHSANAADKLSLGQISSYLNGIGTAQAEFSQINDDGTLSTGTLYIKRPGKMRFEYNPPDQTLVVASNLAVAIFDKKSNQPSETYPLAQTPLSIILAPRVDLSRARMVTGHSFDGTATLVTAQDPDHPEYGSITMSFTGNPVELRQWIVNDGDGGRTTVVLGALELGGTLSNRLFDLGGSESGRDR, encoded by the coding sequence ATGTTCTTGCGTATCGCCCTTCTTCTGTGCTGTCTTGCCGCCCATTCGGCCAACGCCGCCGACAAGCTGTCGCTCGGCCAGATCTCGAGCTATCTCAACGGCATCGGCACCGCGCAGGCGGAATTCAGCCAGATCAACGACGACGGCACGCTCAGCACCGGCACGCTTTACATCAAGCGGCCCGGCAAGATGCGCTTCGAGTACAATCCGCCAGATCAGACGCTGGTCGTCGCTTCCAACCTGGCTGTCGCCATCTTCGACAAGAAGTCCAATCAGCCGAGCGAAACCTACCCGCTGGCGCAGACACCGCTCTCGATCATCCTCGCCCCTAGGGTCGACCTGTCGCGCGCGAGGATGGTGACGGGTCACAGTTTTGACGGAACCGCGACGCTGGTCACGGCGCAGGATCCCGATCATCCTGAATACGGCAGCATCACCATGAGCTTCACCGGCAACCCGGTCGAGCTGCGCCAGTGGATCGTGAACGACGGAGATGGAGGCCGCACCACCGTGGTCCTCGGAGCCCTCGAGCTGGGGGGAACGCTATCCAACCGCCTGTTCGACCTGGGCGGATCCGAAAGCGGGCGGGACCGCTGA